A single region of the Gossypium arboreum isolate Shixiya-1 chromosome 12, ASM2569848v2, whole genome shotgun sequence genome encodes:
- the LOC108479379 gene encoding probable hexosyltransferase MUCI70 isoform X3, translating to MDLLGLAPKPEHRCPIPVADDPDKIVIPEGRTPDAIVKNLTYIEEEDLVNNGSQSFAVFGGNQSWLQREENFNLKPSMKVHCGFLKNGGADMNPVDIEYVKRCRFLVASGIFDGYDVPHQPSNISTRSKKLFCFLMVVDEVSLKFIKENVTVRKDKDKGMWVGLWRLIPLKHQPYDEPRRNGKVPKILTHRLFPQAQYSIWIDGKMELIVDPLLILERYLWRDKHTYAIAQHKHHRSIYEEADANKRRKRYARPLIDLHMKIYYSEGMEPWSLKKNTISDVPEGAIIIREHTALNNLFNCLWFNEVNLFTPRDQLSFGYVVYRLKGLFKFFMFRNCEYYSLFILHPHTREHSSKVEWVKSLSEFKGSGSSMKESRGGFGLWTPYPKNLDSVTLPQVVRTSKAG from the exons ATGGACTTGCTTGGATTGGCGCCAAAACCAGAACATC GTTGTCCAATTCCAGTAGCTGATGACCCTGATAAAATAGTTATTCCAGAGGGAAGAACACCTGATGCAATTGTTAAAAATCTAACCTATATTGAGGAGGAGGATTTGGTTAACAATGGATCTCAATCCTTCGCAGTATTTGGAGGTAACCAAAGCTGGCTGCAAAGAGAAGAGAATTTTAATTTGAAGCCAAGTATGAAG GTGCACTGTGGATTTCTGAAAAATGGTGGTGCTGACATGAATCCCGTGGATATCGAATATGTCAAGAGATGTAGGTTTTTGGTTGCATCTGGGATTTTTGATGGATATGATGTACCTCATCAGCCATCAAATATAAGTACTCGTTCTAAGAAGCTCTTCTGTTTTCTGATGGTTGTTGATGAAGTATCTCTCAAATTTATTAAAGAAAATGTGACCGTCAGGAAGGATAAAGATAAGGGGATGTGGGTAGGCTTATGGCGTCTTATCCCATTGAAGCATCAACCTTATGATGAGCCCAGAAGGAATGGGAAGGTTCCCAAGATTTTAACCCACAGGTTATTCCCTCAAGCACAGTACAGCATTTGGATTGATGGTAAAATGGAGCTGATAGTTGATCCATTGCTTATTCTTGAAAG ATACTTATGGCGTGATAAGCATACTTATGCTATTGCTCAGCACAAACATCATAGGAGTATATATGAGGAGGCTGATGCAAACAAGCGGAGGAAGCGATATGCCAGACCTCTTATCGATCTGCATATGAAGATATATTACTCTGAGGGCATGGAGCCATGGAGCTTGAAGAAAAATACGATTAGCG ATGTGCCAGAGGGAGCCATAATTATAAGGGAACATACAGCACTGAATAATTTGTTTAACTGCTTGTGGTTCAATGAGGTCAATCTCTTCACACCAAGAGACCAACTGAGCTTTGGCTATGTTGTATACAGGTTAAAGGGGTTGTTTAAGTTCTTTATGTTTCGAAATTGCGAGTACTATTCACTTTTTATCCTGCACCCACATACTCGGGAACATTCTTCTAAGGTAGAGTGGGTGAAAAGCTTGAGTGAGTTCAAGGGTAGCGGTAGTAGCATGAAAGAAAGTAGAGGTGGATTTGGCTTGTGGACTCCCTATCCCAAGAACCTTGATTCAGTTACCCTGCCACAAGTGGTAAGAACATCAAAAGCTGGCTGA
- the LOC108479379 gene encoding probable hexosyltransferase MUCI70 isoform X2 — MRLPQDNPIKIVWKQGFIRLVLVAGILWMLLILIVLLFHVWSCQSSISFLSAICNKEGKVFIAMDLLGLAPKPEHRCPIPVADDPDKIVIPEGRTPDAIVKNLTYIEEEDLVNNGSQSFAVFGGNQSWLQREENFNLKPSMKVHCGFLKNGGADMNPVDIEYVKRCRFLVASGIFDGYDVPHQPSNISTRSKKLFCFLMVVDEVSLKFIKENVTVRKDKDKGMWVGLWRLIPLKHQPYDEPRRNGKVPKILTHRLFPQAQYSIWIDGKMELIVDPLLILERYLWRDKHTYAIAQHKHHRSIYEEADANKRRKRYARPLIDLHMKIYYSEGMEPWSLKKNTISDVPEGAIIIREHTALNNLFNCLWFNEVNLFTPRDQLSFGYVVYRLKGLFKFFMFRNCEYYSLFILHPHTREHSSKVEWVKSLSEFKGSGSSMKESRGGFGLWTPYPKNLDSVTLPQVVRTSKAG, encoded by the exons atgaggttgcCACAAGATAATCCAATCAAGATTGTGTGGAAGCAGGGGTTTATTCGATTGGTTCTTGTAGCAGGCATTCTATGGATGCTACTTATTCTTATTGTATTGTTATTTCATGTTTGGTCATGCCAATCTTCAATTTCTTTCTTGTCAG CTATATGTAACAAAGAGGGCAAGGTGTTCATCGCAATGGACTTGCTTGGATTGGCGCCAAAACCAGAACATC GTTGTCCAATTCCAGTAGCTGATGACCCTGATAAAATAGTTATTCCAGAGGGAAGAACACCTGATGCAATTGTTAAAAATCTAACCTATATTGAGGAGGAGGATTTGGTTAACAATGGATCTCAATCCTTCGCAGTATTTGGAGGTAACCAAAGCTGGCTGCAAAGAGAAGAGAATTTTAATTTGAAGCCAAGTATGAAG GTGCACTGTGGATTTCTGAAAAATGGTGGTGCTGACATGAATCCCGTGGATATCGAATATGTCAAGAGATGTAGGTTTTTGGTTGCATCTGGGATTTTTGATGGATATGATGTACCTCATCAGCCATCAAATATAAGTACTCGTTCTAAGAAGCTCTTCTGTTTTCTGATGGTTGTTGATGAAGTATCTCTCAAATTTATTAAAGAAAATGTGACCGTCAGGAAGGATAAAGATAAGGGGATGTGGGTAGGCTTATGGCGTCTTATCCCATTGAAGCATCAACCTTATGATGAGCCCAGAAGGAATGGGAAGGTTCCCAAGATTTTAACCCACAGGTTATTCCCTCAAGCACAGTACAGCATTTGGATTGATGGTAAAATGGAGCTGATAGTTGATCCATTGCTTATTCTTGAAAG ATACTTATGGCGTGATAAGCATACTTATGCTATTGCTCAGCACAAACATCATAGGAGTATATATGAGGAGGCTGATGCAAACAAGCGGAGGAAGCGATATGCCAGACCTCTTATCGATCTGCATATGAAGATATATTACTCTGAGGGCATGGAGCCATGGAGCTTGAAGAAAAATACGATTAGCG ATGTGCCAGAGGGAGCCATAATTATAAGGGAACATACAGCACTGAATAATTTGTTTAACTGCTTGTGGTTCAATGAGGTCAATCTCTTCACACCAAGAGACCAACTGAGCTTTGGCTATGTTGTATACAGGTTAAAGGGGTTGTTTAAGTTCTTTATGTTTCGAAATTGCGAGTACTATTCACTTTTTATCCTGCACCCACATACTCGGGAACATTCTTCTAAGGTAGAGTGGGTGAAAAGCTTGAGTGAGTTCAAGGGTAGCGGTAGTAGCATGAAAGAAAGTAGAGGTGGATTTGGCTTGTGGACTCCCTATCCCAAGAACCTTGATTCAGTTACCCTGCCACAAGTGGTAAGAACATCAAAAGCTGGCTGA
- the LOC108479379 gene encoding probable hexosyltransferase MUCI70 isoform X1: MESKLQRPHSVRLNRRGDRNNQRPFAKDDESGLFSSMRLPQDNPIKIVWKQGFIRLVLVAGILWMLLILIVLLFHVWSCQSSISFLSAICNKEGKVFIAMDLLGLAPKPEHRCPIPVADDPDKIVIPEGRTPDAIVKNLTYIEEEDLVNNGSQSFAVFGGNQSWLQREENFNLKPSMKVHCGFLKNGGADMNPVDIEYVKRCRFLVASGIFDGYDVPHQPSNISTRSKKLFCFLMVVDEVSLKFIKENVTVRKDKDKGMWVGLWRLIPLKHQPYDEPRRNGKVPKILTHRLFPQAQYSIWIDGKMELIVDPLLILERYLWRDKHTYAIAQHKHHRSIYEEADANKRRKRYARPLIDLHMKIYYSEGMEPWSLKKNTISDVPEGAIIIREHTALNNLFNCLWFNEVNLFTPRDQLSFGYVVYRLKGLFKFFMFRNCEYYSLFILHPHTREHSSKVEWVKSLSEFKGSGSSMKESRGGFGLWTPYPKNLDSVTLPQVVRTSKAG, translated from the exons ATGGAAAGTAAGCTTCAACGCCCTCATTCTGTTCGTTTAAACCGTAGAGGAGACCGTAATAATCAACGCCCTTTTGCTAAAG ATGATGAAAGTGGCTtgttttcttcaatgaggttgcCACAAGATAATCCAATCAAGATTGTGTGGAAGCAGGGGTTTATTCGATTGGTTCTTGTAGCAGGCATTCTATGGATGCTACTTATTCTTATTGTATTGTTATTTCATGTTTGGTCATGCCAATCTTCAATTTCTTTCTTGTCAG CTATATGTAACAAAGAGGGCAAGGTGTTCATCGCAATGGACTTGCTTGGATTGGCGCCAAAACCAGAACATC GTTGTCCAATTCCAGTAGCTGATGACCCTGATAAAATAGTTATTCCAGAGGGAAGAACACCTGATGCAATTGTTAAAAATCTAACCTATATTGAGGAGGAGGATTTGGTTAACAATGGATCTCAATCCTTCGCAGTATTTGGAGGTAACCAAAGCTGGCTGCAAAGAGAAGAGAATTTTAATTTGAAGCCAAGTATGAAG GTGCACTGTGGATTTCTGAAAAATGGTGGTGCTGACATGAATCCCGTGGATATCGAATATGTCAAGAGATGTAGGTTTTTGGTTGCATCTGGGATTTTTGATGGATATGATGTACCTCATCAGCCATCAAATATAAGTACTCGTTCTAAGAAGCTCTTCTGTTTTCTGATGGTTGTTGATGAAGTATCTCTCAAATTTATTAAAGAAAATGTGACCGTCAGGAAGGATAAAGATAAGGGGATGTGGGTAGGCTTATGGCGTCTTATCCCATTGAAGCATCAACCTTATGATGAGCCCAGAAGGAATGGGAAGGTTCCCAAGATTTTAACCCACAGGTTATTCCCTCAAGCACAGTACAGCATTTGGATTGATGGTAAAATGGAGCTGATAGTTGATCCATTGCTTATTCTTGAAAG ATACTTATGGCGTGATAAGCATACTTATGCTATTGCTCAGCACAAACATCATAGGAGTATATATGAGGAGGCTGATGCAAACAAGCGGAGGAAGCGATATGCCAGACCTCTTATCGATCTGCATATGAAGATATATTACTCTGAGGGCATGGAGCCATGGAGCTTGAAGAAAAATACGATTAGCG ATGTGCCAGAGGGAGCCATAATTATAAGGGAACATACAGCACTGAATAATTTGTTTAACTGCTTGTGGTTCAATGAGGTCAATCTCTTCACACCAAGAGACCAACTGAGCTTTGGCTATGTTGTATACAGGTTAAAGGGGTTGTTTAAGTTCTTTATGTTTCGAAATTGCGAGTACTATTCACTTTTTATCCTGCACCCACATACTCGGGAACATTCTTCTAAGGTAGAGTGGGTGAAAAGCTTGAGTGAGTTCAAGGGTAGCGGTAGTAGCATGAAAGAAAGTAGAGGTGGATTTGGCTTGTGGACTCCCTATCCCAAGAACCTTGATTCAGTTACCCTGCCACAAGTGGTAAGAACATCAAAAGCTGGCTGA